The Pseudonocardia broussonetiae DNA segment GCATGAGCAGCACCCGGCGCCCGAATCCGCGGCGCGGGTCCCGTTCTCGACGAGAGCCAGGGCGAAGTGCGGTTCGATGTGGACCGAGAGTGACGAGCACCCCGACCTCAGGGCAGCTCTGCAGCAGCGCCCGGGCCATCGAGACCTTCGGAGGCGCGGATCGGGGCGGCCGGATATCGACCGCACACGTCAGGCGGGTCCTCGCGGACGCGCTGCAGCAACGCCTGCCCGTCGCCGACCTGGCGGTCACCTGATATTCGGCGTCGGCGAGCACCCGGGAAAGCCTCTTCCGGAACAGTACCGCGTCGTCGGCGACCATCACCCTTACCGGCGCCTGACCACGGGGATCGCTGCGGGTTCAGCAGCAGCGCGCGCACCGCGGGCTCGTTCAGCCCGCCTTGGCGATGAAACCGCGGGCGCCGCGGTCCTGGATCCGGCACCCTTGGTCGGCGCGCGACCGGCTCGCCACGAGCACGACAGACGGAACCTGCGCCGAGGATCGCGGCCACGGCGAAGCCGTCGAGATCCGGGAGCTGCACTTCGAGCAGCACGAGCTCAGGACGCAGCTCACGCGCGAGCGGATCGCCTCCGCCCCATCGGACGCCTCCCCTACCACGAGGAACCCGTCCGCCGTCAGAACGTGACTCGCCATTGAACGGAAGGAGGGGTGGTCGTCCGTAACACCACCCGAACGGCTATTCCCAAGGGTCGCACCGCAGCGGGCCGGATACCTCATCCACGGGCCGCTGCGGTCAGGCCGACGAGATCCGCGCTCACCGCCCAGAGCCGCGCCGCTACGACCTGGTCATAGCTGCGCGCCGACGACCGCCTGAGCCGGTCGCCGGCGACGTAGCGTCCCGACGTCTGCTCGGCGGCGGGAGCGGACGCCAGGTGGATCGACGTGGCGGCGCCCTGGGCCGGGGACTTCATGAGAGGTCGCAGCAACGGGACCAGCACTCGCTGGATGCGTCCGGGGTCTTCGGCCCCGAACGACGTGTTCACCATGCCGGGATGCAGGGCGTTGGCGGTGACGCCACTGCCCCGCAGCCTGCGCGCCAGCTCGTAGGTGAACAGGATGTTCGCGAGCTTGGACTGGTCGTAGGCCCGGGATCCGGAGTAGGACCGCCGGCCCTGCAGGTCGTCGAAGTCGATGCGCCCCGTGGCCTGTGCGGCGGAGGCGACCGTGACCACCCGGGCCGGTGCGCCCTGCGTCAGCCGGTCCAGGAGCAGGCAGGTCAGAAGGAACGGCGCGAGGTGGTTGAGGGCGAAGGTCCGCTCCAGCCCGCCGGCCGTGACGTGACGGGTGTTCCAGAACCCGCCCACGTTGTTGACCAGCACGTCGATCCGGCCCAGGCGCCCGAGCACCTCGCCGGCCAGCCGCCGCACCTGTGCCTGGGAGGACATGTCCGCGACGAACACGTCCACCTGCCCACCGCCCACCGCACGGATCTCGCGGGCCGCGTCCTCGACGCGCCCACGATCCCGGCCGGTGATCGCGACGTGCGCGCCCATCCTGGCCAGGCCCGTCGCGGTCGCCCGGCCGATGCCACTCGTGGCCCCGGTGACCACCACGGTCCGGCCGATCATCGTGCTGCTGCTCGCGTGTTGCACGTCGTGCTCCTCAGGTGGGTCGGGAGACGGGCCGCGCCCGTGTGGCAGCCGGGCACCCGGGCTGACCCTGGGTCAGGTCGCCCATCACCCGGGTCTGCTCGAGAGCGGCGTCGAGCGGGGTGGCGCGCAGGCCGAGCCGGTCGGTGATCTTCGTGCTGTCGACGACGAAGGGCTCCTCGAACTGGTACTGCATCTCCCACAGCGAACGGACCGTCGGGTTCCACAGGCCGAGCAGTCGCAGCAGTGCCGGGGGTGTGCGGCGCAGGCCGGCCCCGGGGTGTCCGGCGAGCCTGTGCACGATCGCCACCAGTTCGCGGGTCGTGCGCGTATCGGGGTCGTTGGGCACGTGCCACGCCTCGCCGGTGACGCCGTCGCGGGTGCCGAGCTCGGCGAGCGCGCGGCCGATGTCGGGGACGAAGGTGTAGGTGTGCGGCTGGTCGGGGTCGCCGAGAACGGTGGCCGGTCGACCACGCCGGGCGGGTCCGAACACCCGGTCGCCGAGGTTGGACTGCCCACCCGCCCCGGGCCCGAAGTAGTCCGACGCCTTCGCGATCACCACTTCGACCCGCCCGGCGCGGTGCTCGGCGAGCAGCTCGGCAGCCATGCGTGACCGCAGCCGGCCCTTCACCGTGTGGGCGCCGTCCGGGAGGGTCTCCCCCAGCGGCCGCCCGCTCGGGCGTCCGTAGTTGTAGACGTTGTCCATGCTGACCATGCGGGCGCCGGTGGCACGGGCCGCGGCCAGCACTCCGGCCTGGAGGGCGGGGAACTCCTCGGGCCACCGGTGGTAGGGCGGGTTGAGTGTCTGGTAGACCACCCGCGCCCCGGCGGCGACAGCCGAGGAGAACGCCGGGTTGGCGGCGTTCCCGGCGACCACCTCGACGCCGTCCGGGGCGGCAGCGTGGCCGGACCGGTTGACCATTCGGACCGACTCGCCGCGGTGGTGCAGCGCAGCGGCGGTGGCGAGCCCGATGGCCCCGGCTCCGAAGATGACGTGTTCGACGTTCATGGTTCCTCCCGGTGGATCAGTCCGTGGAGCACGAGCCCGGAGAGCGCGGAGAAGGTGATGGCCCCGTAGGCGCCGAAGATCGTGAACTGCTCGTCGACGGTGATGCCACCGAGCGTCGTGACGGTCCAACCGAGGGCCCACAGCACGGGGGTCGTCACGGCCCACAGCCAGCGCCGCCGCAGGGTCGACGGGAGGGCGAGCGCCTGGCCGATGCCGAGTGGTACCCCGGTCAGCACACCCATGAGTGCGAGGTCGGCGAGCGAGGTGCGGTAGCCGACCGCGCCGGCTCCGATCGCCAGACCGACCGCCATGCCGAGCGCCGTCGCGGGGATCCAGGTGGTCGCGCGGACCGCGCCGCGCCCGGCGAGGTACTGGCCGGCCCCGAGGACGAGTCCGGTCACCGCTCCCCCGAGCACGGCCGCGACGAGGTCGTCGACCGGCCCGGAGACCGCCCGGCCGGCGAGACCGGCGATCGGGAAGGCGAGGAAGCCTGCGGTCCAGAGCGCCCACGAGCGCAGCAGATCCTGACGTGTCGTGCGCGCGGCGGTCATCGGACCGCGCTCCCGGCGTCGACGCTGCCGATCTCGACCTGGCCGTCTGTCCGGCGGCGGCGCACCACCAGGACGACGGCGAAGACGACGAGCCAGCCGCTCCACAGGATGTAGGCGACGAAGTTGGCCGTATCGACGAGCGGGAGATCCAGGGGGGAGAGCACGCCGGCCAGGATCAGGACCGCCGAGACGGCCCCGAGCACGACGAACAGACGTCCTGCGAACGCGGCACCGAGCGCGGCGAGCACGAGCCCCGTCCACACGGCGGTGAACACGTAACCGCCGGTCTCGCCGATCAGGGTGCCGAGGACGCGGTTGGCGGTGCCGAACGCCTGGCGGGCGGCCGCTGCGGCGGCGGGATCGGCACCGGCCGCTGTCGCCGCCCAGCCGGGCACCAGCAGCGGCCAGCGCAGCAGGCCCACGACCTGCACCACCGCGGCGGCGATGCCCACCGGGACCGACCAGCGCATCGCGCGGGAGTCGGAGAGCCGTCCGACGCCGACCGCGACGGGGGCGAGCATCGCCGCTCCGAGGGCGAGCGCCAGGAACCCGGCGGTCACGGCGAACTGGTCGGCGCGGAAGGCGGCGAGGACGTCGTCGGCGGGTTGTTTGAGGACGTCGGGGTAGTCGAACACGGCGCCGAGGCCGGTGAAGGCCACGTTGACGAGCACGGCGGCCGCGACCATCAGCGCGGCGGTGCGTCGGGTGTCCATGGGTGGTTCCTCGTCTCTCGGGAGTCGGTGCAAGCTGCGGCGATGTGCGCGACGAGCAGGCTGTCGGGGTGGTCGGCGAGGTGGTCGCGAGCCAGCAGCAGGGCCCGGTCGGCGTCCCCGCGCAGGTGTGCGGCGGCCACGGCGACGACCTGGCGGTCACGCCCGCGAACGGCGCATGCGGCCGCTCGTTCCAGTAGCTGCGGCCAGGCCGGGACGACGAGCGCGGCGGCCACGAGCACGGCCGGGTCGTCGCTGGTGCCGGAGCGCTCGGCGAGCACCCCGGTCGCTACCGCGTCTCCGCCGATGAAGCGCCGGATCAGCTGGTCCGAGCAGGTCCTGTCCACGCCGATGAGCATCGGGACAACCGCTGACGATCCGCTGACGACGGGCTGACGGGCCTATGCTCGCGCCCGTGCTCACTGTCGCGGTGCTCGGGCGCGTCGAGGCCCACCACGATGGTGTCCCCGCGACGATCCCGGGCGGGCTGACCACCGAACTGCTGGTGCGCCTCGCCCTCGACGCGGGCCGCCCGGTGCGCGCCGAACGGCTGGTCGAGGATCTGTGGCCGGACGCGACCGGTGTCCGGCTCAACACCCTGCAGGCCAAGATCTCGCAGCTGCGCCGGGCCCTGGGCGCTCCGGCCTCGCTCACCTCTGGACCTGTCGGCTACACACTCGACGTCGCCCCCGGTGACGTGGACGCGCTGGAGGCGTTGCGACTCGCCGAGGCCGGCGCGACGCAGCTCGACGCGGGCGACCCGGCAGGCGCTCTGCACACCTGCCGCACGGGTCTCGCGCTCTTCGGCCCCGACGTCCTGCCCGGCGCGGGCGCCGCCGCATGGGTCCTCCCTCACCGCGCGCGGCTGGAGGAGGCCCGCGCGGGCCTGGTCGAGGACGAGCTCGCGGCACGGCTCGCGCTCGGCGCGGCCGGCGAGGTCATCGGCGAACTGGAGTCGTGCGTCGCGGCGAGTCCGCTGCGCGAGCGGCTGTGGTCGCTGCTGATCACGGCGCTCTACCGCGCGGGCCGGCAGGCTGATGCACTCGCCGCATACCGGCGGGTGACAGCGCTGTTGGCTGACCAGCTTGGTGTCGATCCCGGCCCCGGACTCCGCGGGTTGGAGCAGCAGGTGCTGACGCACGACCGGGCTCTCGCACCGGAGATCGCCGCCGGACGCCGCGGGAACCTCCCGGCACTGACCTCACCCCTCATCGGCCGCGCTACCGAGCTCGCCGCGCTGCTGGCGAACCTCGCCACCCACCGGCTCGTCACGCTGGTCGGCCCGGCCGGTGTGGGCAAGACACGCCTCGCCACCGAGGTCGCTCGCCGCAGCCTCGCCCCGGACGGTGCCTGGCTGGTGCGCCTGGAGGGGGTGGGTCACGCAGCCGAGCTGCCCTCGGCGCTCGTGGACGCGCTGCCGGGGACCGACGGGATCGCCGGGCTGCGCGGCGCCGAAGTCCTGGTGGTCCTCGACAACTGTGAGCACCTGGTGGAGCCGGTCGCCGAGCTCGTCACCACCGTGCTCGGCACCGCGCCCGCTGTTCGTGTGCTGGCGACCAGCCAGCGGGCGCTCGGGCTCGACGGTGAGGTCGTCGACGTAATCGGCCCGCTGCCCGAGGCCGACGCCGTTGCCCTGTTCGCACACCGCGCCACCCAACGCAGGCCGTCGTTCACGCTCACCGCCGAGACCGAGCCGGACGTGGCGCAGCTGTGCCGTGCACTCGAGTGCCTGCCCATCGCGATCGAGCTGGCCGCCGCCCGCGCCCGGATCCTGACGGTCCCCGACATCGCCCGTCGACTCGACGACCGCTTCACCCTGCTCGCCGACCCCACATCCGGCGGTCCCCATCGGCGGCGCACGCTCGCCGCCGCGCTGAGGTGGAGCTACGACCTGCTCTTCCCCGACGACCAGCGCGGCCTCTGGGCGCTCGCGCAGTTCCCCGCCGGAGCGACGATGGCGGGCGTCGAGCACGTGCTGGCCGCGCTCGGCGTGCCGGTCGGGTCGGCGCTCGACGTGGTGGAGCGCCTGGTCGACTGGTCTCTAGCGACCATCGACCCGGTTGACTTCGTCGGCGCAGCCGACCCGGACCGGACCGGGGCCATCCGCTACCGGCTGCTCGACAGTGTCCGGGCCTTCGCAGTCGACCGGGCGGCCGAGGCGGCAGCGGCCGATGTCGCTGCGGACGCCCTCCTGAGCTGGGTGGCCGGTCTCGCCGACGTCGTCGACGCGCACGTCCGGGGGCCGGGCCAGGCCGCGCGTGTGGCCGCCACCGCCGCCGAACGCGCGACGATCGACGCCGCGCTCGACCGCTCCCGCTTGCACGATCCCGCGACCGGCCTGCGGATCGCCGTCGGGTTCGGCTGGGCGTGGGTGCTGCTCGA contains these protein-coding regions:
- a CDS encoding SDR family oxidoreductase; translation: MQHASSSTMIGRTVVVTGATSGIGRATATGLARMGAHVAITGRDRGRVEDAAREIRAVGGGQVDVFVADMSSQAQVRRLAGEVLGRLGRIDVLVNNVGGFWNTRHVTAGGLERTFALNHLAPFLLTCLLLDRLTQGAPARVVTVASAAQATGRIDFDDLQGRRSYSGSRAYDQSKLANILFTYELARRLRGSGVTANALHPGMVNTSFGAEDPGRIQRVLVPLLRPLMKSPAQGAATSIHLASAPAAEQTSGRYVAGDRLRRSSARSYDQVVAARLWAVSADLVGLTAAARG
- a CDS encoding NAD-dependent epimerase/dehydratase family protein is translated as MNVEHVIFGAGAIGLATAAALHHRGESVRMVNRSGHAAAPDGVEVVAGNAANPAFSSAVAAGARVVYQTLNPPYHRWPEEFPALQAGVLAAARATGARMVSMDNVYNYGRPSGRPLGETLPDGAHTVKGRLRSRMAAELLAEHRAGRVEVVIAKASDYFGPGAGGQSNLGDRVFGPARRGRPATVLGDPDQPHTYTFVPDIGRALAELGTRDGVTGEAWHVPNDPDTRTTRELVAIVHRLAGHPGAGLRRTPPALLRLLGLWNPTVRSLWEMQYQFEEPFVVDSTKITDRLGLRATPLDAALEQTRVMGDLTQGQPGCPAATRARPVSRPT
- a CDS encoding DUF4386 family protein yields the protein MDTRRTAALMVAAAVLVNVAFTGLGAVFDYPDVLKQPADDVLAAFRADQFAVTAGFLALALGAAMLAPVAVGVGRLSDSRAMRWSVPVGIAAAVVQVVGLLRWPLLVPGWAATAAGADPAAAAAARQAFGTANRVLGTLIGETGGYVFTAVWTGLVLAALGAAFAGRLFVVLGAVSAVLILAGVLSPLDLPLVDTANFVAYILWSGWLVVFAVVLVVRRRRTDGQVEIGSVDAGSAVR
- a CDS encoding BTAD domain-containing putative transcriptional regulator, which codes for MLTVAVLGRVEAHHDGVPATIPGGLTTELLVRLALDAGRPVRAERLVEDLWPDATGVRLNTLQAKISQLRRALGAPASLTSGPVGYTLDVAPGDVDALEALRLAEAGATQLDAGDPAGALHTCRTGLALFGPDVLPGAGAAAWVLPHRARLEEARAGLVEDELAARLALGAAGEVIGELESCVAASPLRERLWSLLITALYRAGRQADALAAYRRVTALLADQLGVDPGPGLRGLEQQVLTHDRALAPEIAAGRRGNLPALTSPLIGRATELAALLANLATHRLVTLVGPAGVGKTRLATEVARRSLAPDGAWLVRLEGVGHAAELPSALVDALPGTDGIAGLRGAEVLVVLDNCEHLVEPVAELVTTVLGTAPAVRVLATSQRALGLDGEVVDVIGPLPEADAVALFAHRATQRRPSFTLTAETEPDVAQLCRALECLPIAIELAAARARILTVPDIARRLDDRFTLLADPTSGGPHRRRTLAAALRWSYDLLFPDDQRGLWALAQFPAGATMAGVEHVLAALGVPVGSALDVVERLVDWSLATIDPVDFVGAADPDRTGAIRYRLLDSVRAFAVDRAAEAAAADVAADALLSWVAGLADVVDAHVRGPGQAARVAATAAERATIDAALDRSRLHDPATGLRIAVGFGWAWVLLDDAAAAARLRAARTAAPEAPPDLRVSALLLESWLEAMSGDLAQARAALDAATALIGPDTLLADLTRWHGAFVLLQEGRPADALADLECSRTAFSSRGCTWHEGASLLLAAFAHLALGDTTAGRTACEGAIRLIAPLDDTWGLLHAEGLLGGIARAEHRFADAARHHAHAAESAAALGFGGATALHLANLGRSQHDAGDPAAAGTLQRALTAAEQEGDLRLLAETRVSPAEVLLFTGDRAAAQDLLLAADRWYTASGGGDGAALAARLLATLRAESPVVEPPVGNG